From Nicotiana tabacum cultivar K326 chromosome 15, ASM71507v2, whole genome shotgun sequence, the proteins below share one genomic window:
- the LOC107830858 gene encoding F-box protein At2g26160-like: MLTTDWSKLPVDLLGLIASRLHFAEDWVQFGGVCKSWRTGILQNGNSSCSFLPWLMLPQRTHESSRTFYSPFKCKSYDICLSGVLDKRCWGSSHGWLVTLGANFDMHLLNPLSGVQISLPPLNRCPNLNTLICTGKSFRDSFVSKVILSSSPSSSDCVIFAIYSDNWKMAFAKPGDVAWTPLSSIRGHVDDAICHDGKFYAIDTFGEVLIWDFAGSFLKKIAFTPSRDMDNLVYVTTYLVELEGQIYAVMRLLFDTRITDTPCLSTWSFKIYKLDVFNEKWEEVKSLGDWSIFVGSNHSFSISCCAYPECESNCIYFTDDFSGVYYNAVHGYDMGTYNIQNGGVQPLIQENVSAFAFSQPLWIIPSLS; the protein is encoded by the exons ATG TTAACAACAGATTGGTCAAAGTTGCCGGTGGATCTTTTGGGTTTAATTGCTAGTCGTCTGCATTTTGCCGAAGACTGGGTGCAGTTTGGTGGGGTCTGTAAGTCATGGAGAACTGGTATTCTACAAAATGGCAATTCTTCGTGCTCTTTCCTTCCTTGGCTGATGCTTCCTCAGAGGACACATGAAAGCTCGCGCACGTTCTATAGTCCTTTCAAATGTAAGAGTTATGATATCTGTTTGTCAGGTGTTCTAGATAAACGCTGTTGGGGTTCTTCTCATGGTTGGTTGGTCACTCTAGGTGCCAATTTTGATATGCACTTGCTAAATCCACTATCAGGGGTCCAAATTTCACTTCCACCACTGAATAGGTGCCCTAATTTGAACACTCTGATATGTACAGGAAAGAGCTTTCGCGACTCGTTTGTTTCCAAAGTTATCTTGTCTTCTAGTCCGTCTTCATCAGATTGTGTAATTTTTGCTATCTATTCTGATAATTGGAAGATGGCATTTGCAAAGCCAGGTGACGTTGCTTGGACTCCCTTGAGTTCCATCCGTGGCCATGTTGATGATGCCATATGTCATGATGGGAAGTTTTACGCTATCGACACTTTTGGCGAAGTTCTGATTTGGGACTTTGCTGGCTCTTTCTTGAAGAAGATAGCTTTCACACCATCTCGCGATATGGATAATTTGGTGTATGTTACTACATATCTTGTCGAGCTAGAAGGTCAAATATATGCCGTAATGAGGCTTTTGTTTGATACAAGAATCACAGATACTCCTTGCCTAAGCACTTGGAGTTTCAAAATTTACAAGTTGGATGTCTTCAATGAGAAGTGGGAAGAAGTGAAATCTTTGGGTGATTGGTCTATTTTTGTAGGAAGCAACCATTCCTTCTCAATTTCTTGCTGTGCTTACCCAGAATGTGAGAGTAATTGCATATACTTCACAGATGACTTCTCTGGAGTTTATTACAATGCAGTACATGGCTATGATATGGGTACTTACAATATTCAGAATGGCGGGGTACAACCTCTTATTCAGGAAAATGTATCTGCCTTTGCATTCTCTCAGCCACTTTGGATAATACCAAGTTTATCTTAA